The Acinonyx jubatus isolate Ajub_Pintada_27869175 chromosome B3, VMU_Ajub_asm_v1.0, whole genome shotgun sequence genomic interval tcttctgtgtatgtgtataagatagatcatatatatatatcttatatatatgatctatcttagatcatatatatatcttatatatatctaTCTTAGATCTATATATgatctatcatatatatatatgatctatcttatatatatataagatatatattacatacacacacacgagataatatataagatatataagatatatattacacacacacacatcttctgtgtatgtgtataagatagatcatacatatatataatatatgttgatctatcttatacatatatatgatgtatcttatatatattacacacacacacacgcacaagagataatatataagatatacattacacacacacacacaaaagagaaactGAGTGATGGGGGAATAGAGCTTATATGTTCAGTTCATTCTCTGAAatctaatgtttttaaagtttttaagcaGCTGAGTAACAGTATCTCATGGTAACATGCTAGAATCCTGAGGGTGAATGGAAATGATTATGATGTATGGAAAATCTAAGTTGGAATGTACCTGAAGTACAGATAAAAATCAGTTTGCATCTACTGAAAAGGGAGGGAAACATACAAATTGTTTATTACAAACAAAAAGAGCTAAAGTaacaggctcagagaaatgaagttaAAAGGATTAGATGTAGTCCCTGAATAGAAGTGAAAGTCCAATGTAGATGCACTAAAATGGCTTCAGAGCGGCCCTGCCCTGCAGATGACTTCAGTATCTACTATGTCCTGTGAGCCACTATCTATGATAGCTTTCTCGATAAGTTCATTTGGGGGGCGGGGCATGTCAAAGGAGTCGGGGATACATGCCACCTTTGGAAGGGTTCCCCCAGGTTTGACCCAGTGGAGGGCCcacaaaaggaagggaagatgTTGCTTAATATCTAGGCAATAGATATTCCTAAAGAGGGGCCGTCCAGGGCCTCCGATGACCCCAGTCAATAAACATGAAATGAACATCATGTAATAGTGAACACTTTTCTAACTGGCAGAATTGTAAATGGAGGTACTGAGGTGAGGTAACTGTCTCATGGAGACCCAATTTTAGATACTGTACACGGgaagaaaaatcataaaggaCAAAGATGCTGGGCTGCCGTGAGCAATAGTCAAATTACAAAAGGAAGCTTGTGTGGAGAGAGGAGGACTCCCTGGgaacctgttctctcctctgtgcTGGGCTGTCTGTGCACATGAATTCTCGAATTCTATACACTTACTGTTAGGAACAGCCTACATCAGTCacttgttcaaaaatatttttaggttgcCATTTATTAACTATGCAATCTGTGCCATGTGCCTCACATCATTTAATCtaatcctcccaacaaccctaCATGGTAGCATTgatcctattttatagatgagacacAGATATAAGTGTCCCACATTGTGTAACTAGAAACTGGCAGAGTCAGGACTTAAACTAAGATCTGTTCTTTACAAAGcctatgctctttctctctctgtgtatatgtgtgtttagatgaatacatacacacacatacatattatacacacatatatgtgctcTTAATGTTGATATCTTTAGTATGTGTATATGCTCTCAATATGTACatatgccatatatatgtatgtgtacacatacactctcttaatatatgatatataaatccAAATAACTCAGGTAGGTAGGTACGTAGATAGGTATTCCTTCTCTCCACATACCACTGCACATACTTATATCATAGGCAAATGACTAAACCACTTAAATGTGATAGTTCCTCTGTAAAACAGGATTTAAAAACAGGGCacacctgggggcgcctgggtggctcggttgagcatctgacctcggctcaggtcatgatctcctggctggtgagtttgagccccgcatcgggctctgtgctgacagctcagagcctggagcctgcttcagattctgtgtctccctcttgctctgcccctcccctgctcgtgccctgtctctctctcaaaaataaataaacattaaaaaaatttttttttaaataagtataccTACCCCATAAAAAGGATTAAATGGGAAAATGCATATTAACAACTGGCGAGGCTCAATACATGATAgctattgtttttattaactACTATCTATTGCCATTATTGTTACTACAAATCATTAAATTATTTggcccagagaggaaaaaaagaaatactttggtATTCAGAGTGAAAGTGCAGTTTTAGCCAAGCAATTCTAGGTCTCTGAAAGGCCGTTATTTCTGTCCTCTTGATCTGGTTTCAGGAAGAATCTTCTACCTCCCTTTATTTGGCTGCAGGCACTGTTCAGAGTTCCAGAATAAGTAATGCAATTTTAGACCTTGAGTTTGAGTACTTCTTTTCTGGGTAGGGAATGTATTTGACAGAAGTCTCATTGAGGACTCTTCTTTGTATCATGAGCTTGAGAGTGATTTGTTGTCACTTTCACATATTTTATACCCTCAAAATGCTCTCATTTCTCTCTGCATGGCCCCAACACAGCGCAGAGTGCACAGATCACTATGACAGCTCTCCAGTCAAGGAGGTGGAGGAGAACCAGCCCCATTCCCAGGGAGTGACAGGCCTGCGGAACTTGGGCAACACGTGTTACATGAACGCCATTCTCCAGTGTCTCTGCAGCATTTCACCGCTGGTGGAATACTTTCTCTCAGGAAAGTACATTACTGCTCTTCAAAAGTAAGCCATTTGCGTTCTCTGCCGcgcagcccccgccccctgcttccCCAAGGGGAGGTTGAGGGAGGGAGCCCTCTGAAGTCCCTAATGAGGGCTAAACAAGTCAGTAGAGGCCGCAGAGCCCCAGAGACCGGAAGTTCAACCAAGAACAGAGCTTTGTTTTCAGTCTGATGCCATGTATGCTTGAGTTTTTAGGTGCTTTCCTTTCATTAAATCAGCCAGAAatattctccttccttcttccaaggGATTGCAGTGAGGTTGCCACTGCGTTTGCCTACGTGATGACAGATATGTGGCTTGGAGACTCAGAATGCGTCTCGCCAGAAATATTTCGGTCAGCTTTTGGCAACCTCTACCCAGCATTCATGAAAAAAACGCAACAAGATGCCCAGGAATTCTTGATTTATGTACTGAATGAGCTTCATGAATCTCTGAAAAAGGTAAGTGACATCAATGGACTTGAAATAAGGTAGACCTCAGCTCTATGGgctactttcatttttcattctttcatttcttctgtcaaTATTGCCCACTCTGTGTTGAGCACAGGTGCTGGGGGATGTGTAGGGGGACGTTCAAGTTAGTGTTTGAATTGGTCTGTATTTACCAAACTTAGTGaatcatcagaatcacctgggaagagTTTTACACCACAGATTCTAAGACCCTCACTCCAGCGTTATTGAATTAAAACTTCTCAGGCTGTCCTTTAGTAAAGCTCACTTGGTGTTTCCAGTGATCAGCAGGTGCGGGAAACGCTAATCGGTTCCCTTTGCAAATAACATCTGCACAGACTAGTTTTCTAAAGtgaaaattgcatttttatacaaatatagtCCTCATGAGGTATAACATATAGAGCTTTACAACTTAAAGTACGTGTTCTTGGTAACTACAAACCCAAGAAAATGTTAAGCTCGGAATTAAAAGATCTAAATACTGCTGTTTCATCTTCATGCCAAGCATTCCAAACCAGAGTTATTTACTGGATCAGGAcatacatttaataaaacatgAGATCGCCAGTAACGAAGCGTTTTGCCCTTATCTGTGAGACCCACTGCCTTCAGCCTTGATCTGAGACGCATACTCCACAAAGATAGGTCCTTGGTTTTATGCAGTGTCCTTGTGCCGGCGTTAGCTTACTTCAAAGTTAATATCCTTAACATTAAAGAAATACTTAATATCAGAGATCACAAACTATAGCCATTAATCACTCTCATCTGCAATCCTcagttccttttttcattttttctaataagATATACCTGgcggcacttttttttttttttttttgacagaggggagggtggtggtcAGTAAAATCACTTAGGTCCTCATCTGCAGCCAATCTGAAATGAATAGCATTCTCGTTCCCGAGCCCAAAGTTGGAATTAGGGACATTAAATTACCATCAGGTAGAAGACCTTGGCAGCAGGGCGTAATAAAAGCAGCAAGGCAAAGGAGAGCAGCGCACGCAGCTCCGAAGTAAAGCTGGCCTTGGAGTCAATGCATCTTCCAAAGGTATATTCTACTGAGGCCCTAAAACTGCTAACAAGTCAGGCTGTGCTCCCAGAAATGCTACTTCTCAGTATGACCTAGATTCAAATTGGGCTGTAAGGTTAGTTAAATCAGGCTGCCATAATCTGAAGGGGCTGGAGAAGAggtcaatttctttattttacctttatatcAGTTTGCATGACTGAAAGCTAGTTTGCAAGCTTCCTTACTCTCTTCCCAAGAAGTACTGTCCCCCAGACCGTGTCTCATATTTTTGTAGGCTGTCAGCTTCTGGGGCACGGCCATGTGTCTTACCAGGGGTAGGGAGTCATCATTGCTAGGTGTCATTTATGAGGAAAATAACTGAATTATCAGATATCACACCTAATAGATACTCTTAAGAAGAGCTTACTCTATTGTCGGAATCCAAAACTAAGTGGTTTTTGGTAGCAATGTATCATtgtgatagaaaaaaatcaagtcattgtattaaaaactttttttttttcaaataaccagtaGTTGATTCAGGGCTAATTTGTTCCTTGACTCAGTGCCATCGAAAATCATATGAAAAAGGATCTATTCCAAGGTGCTGCAGGAAGACAATTGCCAATGAGGTCTCCATCATCACCCAGCTGTTTGAAGGGCAGCTCAACTATAGCATCATGTGTTTGAAGTGTGAGAACTGCACCTACAAGAATGAAGTCTTCACCATTCTTTGCCTCCCCATTCCATCCGATTACGAGTGCTCTCTTCAGGTAGGTGTGGTTCCTCCTGGATCCCACTTCTCAGGGCTGTTGCCTACATTTTCTATTATGATGGGGGCTGCTTTGTAAGTTAAAACAAATTGGAAGCCCATGATGACAACATTTGATAGGAAAGTGACATACAGCCAAAAGTTAGCATGAATTCAGTTGTATTTCCCAATGTACTCAATAAAACAGCCTCGTTGTGAAATTGGAATGACAGGTAGGGTTTATTCATTCTGCTGAGATGGCCTGGTGCATATAGGGAATTCATACATTCTTGCAAAAATTTTGTGACCCTTCCTCACCCTCGAGGTCTGTAGATCCAGGTTGGTAACTATATATAGAAGATTCTGACTTGGTTTTGAGTTCTTGTGTTTGGACGGAAGCTGTGTGGCATATGTTGGAAAGATAGAATGGAATATAGTGCCTTAGTTTACCTTTTGAATTTTCTTCACCATAATACCAAAAATTAATCTGTAAACGGTAGGGGGAAGGATAGTGATAGAAAGCAGGGGACAGCTAGAAGGCAGGGACGAACACATTCCCttgcagaaaaatacacatttattttttttctacctaaatTATGAAAGCACATTTATTGCTAAAAGTTTTCACATACCAAATTGGAGAACAGAATCCTACCACTTATTTAGAACTGGGCTTTGTTCTCAGATCAAACTGCTAAAGATTACTGGAAACAGATTTTGAAGACTCTAAATGAGGTGCTGGCAAGTCTGCTGAAAAGAGAATCTGCTCATCTTTCTCTTTAGGTTAATGGTTTGCAGAGCAGGGGTGCCGGTTCCATTGAGGGTGGCCCCGGTGGGCATGGGATCTAATTCGGGGTGTTCTGTGGTCTTTATTATCCAAAACAGTGGGCAGTGTAATTTTTCAGTCTCCAGATCACTTTTGTGATGAGATGAATCACATAAAACAGCTGCCTGACTTGCTTAGTGGAATTTGCACAGTCAGTATTATTCTGTTATAAACCAGAAAGGTTAAAATGCAGATCCAGAGATTAGAAGTGAGATGGGCACTTGGATCCATTTCAGTAACTAAGCAAGAAAGAAGCATCTCCTTTGTCAGGTAGATTTTGCACCTATCCAGGCAGCAGCTTGAGACAATGGTACCTCCTGGATATGTTGACTTTGAGGAAAGTGCTGAGGATTACATTTCTACAACTCTTGCAAAGTCCTTCTGAAAACAGAGAGCCTGGCTGCGGTCCATCCAGTTTGGTTACccagtgcttttttttcctcaacaggACTGTCTCCAGTGTTTTTTTCAACAAGATACACTGACCTGGCATAACCAAATCCACTGTTCCTTCTGTGAAACCAAGCAAGAAACAGCAGTGAGGGCCAGTATTTCCAAAGCACCAAAAGTAATTATCTTTCACCTAAAAAGGTATGGATTTTGACATTttgtgaacacatttttttaaaggctttatggAGACAGAATTGACAACCATGCAATATAACCATTTAAAGTGTGTGATTCAGTGCTATTCAGTATATTAcattacaaacttttaaaaatttgtgataaaatatatgtaacataaaatctgccattttaaccttttttattgAACTCTAACCTGCAgtgttagattagtttcaggtgtaccatataaggattcagcaattctatatgttggtcagtgctcatcacgataagtaTTTCTGATCCCCTTGACCCATTGcacccatccctccatcaacTTCCTCTCTGGTAACAGctggttctctgtatttgagtctgatgtgggtttttttgtctctttttctttgttggttttgttccttaaattctacACGGAgggaaatcatagggtatttggttttctctgacttacttcatttagcatcatcccctctagatccatccgtgttgttgcagatggcaagattttgttcctttttatggttgagtaataatCCTTGTAGATACATACaacttcttaatccattcatctgttgatggacacttggattgcttccatatcttagct includes:
- the USP50 gene encoding inactive ubiquitin carboxyl-terminal hydrolase 50 isoform X1 gives rise to the protein MASERPCPADDFSIYYVLAECTDHYDSSPVKEVEENQPHSQGVTGLRNLGNTCYMNAILQCLCSISPLVEYFLSGKYITALQKDCSEVATAFAYVMTDMWLGDSECVSPEIFRSAFGNLYPAFMKKTQQDAQEFLIYVLNELHESLKKCHRKSYEKGSIPRCCRKTIANEVSIITQLFEGQLNYSIMCLKCENCTYKNEVFTILCLPIPSDYECSLQDCLQCFFQQDTLTWHNQIHCSFCETKQETAVRASISKAPKVIIFHLKRFDILGTMKRKLRTDIHYPLTNLDLSPYICPVFRKHPKYNLCAVVNHFGDLDGGHYTAFCKNSVTQAWYSFDDTRVSEIPDTSVQTATAYLLFYSCQPFSIPIKKCKS
- the USP50 gene encoding inactive ubiquitin carboxyl-terminal hydrolase 50 isoform X2, producing MNAILQCLCSISPLVEYFLSGKYITALQKDCSEVATAFAYVMTDMWLGDSECVSPEIFRSAFGNLYPAFMKKTQQDAQEFLIYVLNELHESLKKCHRKSYEKGSIPRCCRKTIANEVSIITQLFEGQLNYSIMCLKCENCTYKNEVFTILCLPIPSDYECSLQDCLQCFFQQDTLTWHNQIHCSFCETKQETAVRASISKAPKVIIFHLKRFDILGTMKRKLRTDIHYPLTNLDLSPYICPVFRKHPKYNLCAVVNHFGDLDGGHYTAFCKNSVTQAWYSFDDTRVSEIPDTSVQTATAYLLFYSCQPFSIPIKKCKS